In Electrophorus electricus isolate fEleEle1 chromosome 1, fEleEle1.pri, whole genome shotgun sequence, a single window of DNA contains:
- the trap1 gene encoding heat shock protein 75 kDa, mitochondrial: MSRCLALFKFALETSGKANSRLFSFRQRVGTRIVTATFSGVSTSTRQQWYCTSPRLWIPSHPSGIVACRVYSTQAEATEEEPLHNIISETENVQGSFSKHEFQAETKKLLDIVARSLYSEKEVFIRELISNSSDALEKLRHKLVTGGGDTAPMEIHLQTDAAKGTLTIQDTGIGMNQDELVTNLGTIARSGSKAFLDALQNQAEASSTIIGQFGVGFYSAFMVADKVEVYSQSAESGVPGYKWSSDGSGVFEIAEASGVRQGTKIVIHLKDDCKEFSSEDRVKEVITKYSNFVNFPIYLNGRRLNTLQALWMMDPKEVSEWQHEEFYRYVAQAYDKPRYTLHYRADAPLNIRSIFYVPETKPSMFDVSREMGSSVALYSRKVLIQTKASDILPKWLRFLRGVVDSEDIPLNLSRELLQESALIRKLQDVLQQRVIRFLLDQSKKEPEKYARFFDDYGLFMREGIVTTAEQDVKEDIAKLLRFESSALPTGQHTSLMDYATRMKAGTRNIYYLCAPNRHLAEHSPYFEAMKQKDMEVLFCYEQFDELTLLHLREFDKKKLISVETDIVVDHYKEEKFQDSRPASERLSEQQTEDLMVWMRNSLGQRVTNIKVTPRLATHPAMITVLEMGAARHFLRTQQLARTSEERAQILQPTLEINAGHDLIKKLHSLKDSNPDLAQLLLEQIYDNAMIAAGLNDDPRPMISRLNDLLTKALEKH; the protein is encoded by the exons atgtctcGCTGTTTAGCATTATTTAAGTTTGCACTTGAAACTTCTGGGAAGGCTAATTCCAGGCTTTTCTCGTTTAGGCAAAGGGTAGGAACCCGGATCGTCACAGCGACATTTAGTGGAG TCAGTACGAGTACAAGGCAGCAGTGGTATTGCACTAGTCCTCGACTGTGGATACCCAGCCATCCTAGTGGGATTGTGGCCTGTCGAGTCTACAGCACCCAGGCAGAAGCCACAGAGGAGGAGCCTCTCCACAATATCATTAGTGAAACTGAGAATGTCCAAG GATCCTTCTCCAAGCATGAGTTCCAGGCAGAGACAAAAAAGTTGCTGGACATTGTGGCCAGATCTCTGTACTCAGAGAAAGAG GTGTTCATTAGGGAGCTTATTTCCAACAGCAGCGATGCCCTAGAGAAGCTTCGGCATAAGCTAGTCACTGGAGGGGGAGACACTGCACCTATGGAAATCCACCTGCAGACAGATGCAGCCAAAGGCACTCTGACCATTCAG GATACAGGCATTGGTATGAATCAAGATGAGCTGGTTACTAACCTGGGTACCATTGCTCGGTCTGGTTCTAAG GCCTTCCTGGATGCTCTGCAAAACCAAGCTGAAGCAAGCAGCACCATCATTGGCCAGTTCGGTGTTGGCTTCTACTCAGCCTTCATGGTGGCAGACAAAGTGGAAGTTTATTCACAGAGCGCAGAGTCAGGTGTCCCTGGATACAAGTGGTCATCTGATGG ctCAGGCGTGTTTGAGATCGCAGAGGCTAGTGGGGTGAGACAGGGCACAAAGATTGTGATCCACCTTAAGGATGATTGCAAGGAGTTTTCTTCTGAGGATCGTGTCAAAG AGGTTATAACCAAGTATAGCAACTTTGTAAATTTCCCCATCTACCTGAATGGTCGGCGACTGAACACTCTGCAG GCGCTCTGGATGATGGACCCCAAGGAGGTGAGTGAGTGGCAGCATGAGGAGTTTTATCGCTATGTGGCCCAGGCGTACGACAAGCCTCGCTATACACTGCACTACCGGGCTGACGCACCACTCAACATCCGCAGCATCTTCTACGTGCCCGAGACG AAGCCATCCATGTTTGACGTGAGTAGGGAGATGGGTTCCAGCGTGGCTCTGTACAGCAGGAAAGTACTCATCCAAACCAAAGCCTCAGATATCCTCCCCAAATGGCTGCGCTTCCTGCGAG gtgtgGTGGACAGTGAGGACATCCCCTTGAACCTCAGCAGAGAGTTGTTACAGGAAAGTGCACTCATCAG GAAACTGCAGGACGTGCTCCAGCAGCGTGTGATTCGTTTCTTGCTGGACCAGAGCAAGAAGGAGCCCGAGAAATATGCTCGCTTTTTCGACGACTACGGCCTTTTCATGAGAGAAGGCATTGTCACAACAGCTGAGCAGGACGTCAAG GAGGACATTGCCAAGCTGCTGCGCTTCGAGTCTTCGGCACTACCCACCGGCCAGCACACCAGCCTCATGGACTATGCAACGCGGATGAAGGCAGGCACAAGGAACATCTACTACCTGTGTGCCCCCAACCGCCATCTGGCTGAACACTCCCCATACTTTGAGGCCATGAAGCAGAAGGATATGGAG GTACTTTTCTGCTATGAGCAATTTGATGAGCTAACGCTGCTGCACCTTCGAGAGTTTGACAAGAAGAAGCTCATCTCCGTGGAGACAGACATTGTTGTAGACCACTACAAAGAAGAGAAGTTTCAAGACAGCAGGCCAG CATCAGAAAGACTGAGTGAGCAGCAGACTGAGGATCTAATGGTATGGATGAGAAACTCCCTTGGCCAGAGAGTCACCAATATCAAG GTGACCCCGCGGCTGGCCACTCACCCAGCTATGATCACGGTGCTGGAGATGGGGGCGGCACGCCACTTCCTCCGCACGCAGCAGTTGGCACGCACCAGCGAGGAGCGAGCGCAGATCCTGCAGCCCACACTGGAGATAAACGCTGG gCATGACCTCATCAAGAAGCTTCATTCTCTGAAGGACTCGAATCCTGACCTGGCACAGCTGCTTCTTGAGCAG ATTTATGACAATGCCATGATCGCAGCTGGCCTGAATGACGATCCCCGGCCAATGATCTCTCGTTTAAATGATCTGCTAACGAAAGCCCTGGAAAAACACTGA